Proteins found in one Ischnura elegans chromosome 11, ioIscEleg1.1, whole genome shotgun sequence genomic segment:
- the LOC124167807 gene encoding uncharacterized protein LOC124167807 → MDSHIRCIGVHGHKEWILKAAAFQQQYYMEKKSWLSFTGKREILEEEIKALFVDHTFTNNVEKLMDVIYKQVYGFSKFRLQILEPKNKNNKLVLFLVRHNGNQSLIDQEGYVYLRLLDVSFQKQFHYHPEIILKVHDFEGLCLELAIRLHGEEYDITRLGLMIYVKLGLHSQFAGNSLINIGKKGDYCIHFPVVRIARHGNESVCKRSIFYVDHIGRVYWDWEDFLRKNIYPEWIMCYPRNGVYQANLEGDVLLDVKWSPAKGNVMNALDVIGPCIALGSLALGGGVLAATGVAIASGCSLVVGGSQLVDRWKHGQSITNHEAAGGWLNFVGGLAGVASGPLKLAQGLKTGGKMAKGIQVATKISNAAPSITAGGKTIGGIEKVIAIQRCFRGVKYTLHDVHAVFSYVKVKCIELKNFVIEISFKVKEFFLKLWCTYFPLVEHCEVANGISSVMSASKNLETNVGDFKDENDFYSIANLIFEIKALKLKSMEKEYQEHKKRAQESLGSGFDESLFDKEWGINVGDDRKKKFLEKVNSEISEGEVIECHEKYTNEISILNHGFDVVKFSTDKAAIRSYLIFHCVNRDVTPKEFFSMITNIGTEVSNFVKIDECGRTKSTTYYDDKIPLVVKISDINGKPFVDFARVEEYIDESKN, encoded by the exons ATGGATTCTCACATAAG GTGCATTGGAGTCCATGGGCATAAGGAATGGATCTTAAAAGCTGCTGCGTTTCAACAACAGTactatatggaaaaaaaatcatggctaaGCTTTActggaaaaagagaaatattggaggaagaaataaaagcTCTATTTGTTGATCATACTTTTACCAATAACGTTGAAAAGCTCATGGATGTGATTTATAAACAGGTATATGGCTTTTCTAAGTTTCGTTTGCAAATTTTAGAGccgaagaataaaaataataaacttgtaTTATTTCTTGTGCGGCATAACGGTAATCAGAGTTTAATTGATCAAGAGGGGTATGTATATCTTCGCCTGTTAGATGTTAGCTTTCAAAAGCAGTTTCATTATCatcctgaaataattttaaaagttcatGATTTTGAGGGATTATGTCTAGAATTGGCAATAAGGTTACATGGTGAAGAATATGACATCACCAGACTGGGTCTAATGATATACGTAAAGCTTGGCTTACATTCACAATTTGCTGGAAATTCACTAATCAATATAGGGAAAAAAGGTGATTATTGCATTCATTTTCCAGTTGTCCGAATAGCAAGACATGGAAATGAGAGTGTGTGTAAACGGTCTATATTTTATGTGGACCACATTGGTAGAGTATACTGGGATTGGGAAGACTTCCTTcgcaaaaatatttatcctgaatggATTATGTGCTATCCCCGCAATGGCGTCTACCAAGCTAATCTAGAAGGTGACGTATTGTTAGATGTCAAATGGTCACCTGCTAAAGGGAATGTCATGAATGCACTTGATGTTATAGGACCATGTATTGCGTTAGGATCCCTGGCGCTTGGTGGCGGTGTCTTAGCGGCCACAGGTGTGGCCATTGCATCTGGGTGTTCTCTTGTTGTGGGAGGCAGTCAGTTAGTCGATCGCTGGAAGCATGGACAAAGTATAACAAATCATGAGGCTGCTGGGGGATGGCTGAATTTTGTTGGAGGACTTGCTGGCGTCGCCAGTGGGCCATTGAAGTTGGCTCAGGGACTGAAAACTGGAGGGAAGATGGCGAAAGGAATTCAGGTggccacaaaaatttcaaatgcggCACCTAGTATCACTGCTGGTGGGAAAACCATTGGTGGTATTGAGAAAGTAATTGCAATACAGAGGTGTTTCAGGGGAGTAAAATATACTCTGCATGATGTTCATGCTGTATTTTCTTATGTGAAAGTCAAATGCATTGAATTgaagaattttgtcattgagatcAGTTTCAAAGttaaggagttttttttaaaactGTGGTGCACGTATTTCCCATTGGTTGAACACTGTGAGGTTGCTAATGGTATATCGAGTGTTATGTCAGCATCAAAAAATTTGGAAACAAATGTGGGTGATTTCAAAGATGAAAACGATTTCTACAGCATTGCCaacttaatatttgaaattaaggCTTTGAAGTTGAAAAGTATGGAAAAAGAATATCAAGAGCACAAAAAAAGGGCACAAGAAAGTTTAGGAAGTGGCTTTGATGAATCACTTTTTGACAAAGAATGGGGTATAAATGTTGGTGAtgacaggaaaaaaaaatttttagagaAAGTGAATTCTGAAATATCTGAGGGAGAAGTCATTGAGTGTCATGAAAAGTACACTAATGAAATCTCAATACTAAATCATGGGTTTGATGttgtaaaattttcaaccgaTAAGGCAGCTATCAGAAGTTACCTAATTTTTCATTGTGTGAATAGAGATGTCACCCCTAAAGAGTTTTTCTCTATGATAACAAACATAGGAACAGAAGtttctaattttgtgaaaattgatGAGTGTGGACGTACAAAATCTACAAcatattatgatgataaaattccATTAGTCGTAAAAATTTCAGATATCAATGGCAAGCCTTTTGTAGATTTTGCTCGTGTTGAGGAATATATAGATGAGTCAAAAAATTAG